The segment TATTTCCTGGAACCGCTTGGCCGCCCTTCCAATCCAATAAGGAAGAACAACGTCCGCGATCCGTCACACATCTCCAGGCCCACGAATATTAACGTGGTTCCCATCGACTACCCCCTTCGGGCTCGTCTTAGGGGCCGGCTCACCCTGCGCCGATTAGCGTTGCGCAGGAACCCTTGGTCTTTCGGCGAAAGGGCATCTCACCCTTTTTGTCGCTACTCATGTCAGCATTCGCACTTCCGATACGTCCACGGTCGGTTACCCTCCCGCTTCACTCGCTTACGGAACGCTCCGCTACCGCTCAGATCAAAGATCTGAACCCTAAGCTTCGGTGCATCACTTTAGCCCCGTTACATCTTCGCCGCAGGATCTCTTATTTAGACCAGTGAGCTGTTACGCTTTCTTTAAAGGATGGCTGCTTCTAAGCCAACCTCCTGGTTGTTTTGGAAATCCCACATGCTTTCCCACTTAGTGATGACTTGGGGACCTTAGCTGTAGGTTAGGGCTGTTTCCCTTTTGACGACGGACCTTAGCACCCGCCGTCTGTCTGCCGGATAAGACTCGATGGTATTCGGAGTTTGGTTAGGTTTGGTACCGCTCGCGCAGCCCTAGCCCATCCAGTGCTCTACCCCCATCGGCATACGTCCGACGCTCTACCTCAATAGATTTCGCGGAGAACCAGCTATTTCCCGGCTTGATTGGCCTTTCACCCCTAAACACAACTCATCCGAGCATTTTTCAACATGCAACGGTTCGGCCCTCCAGTGCGTGTTACCGCACCTTCAGCCTGGTCATGCCTAGATCGCCGGGTTTCGGGTCTAATGCACCATACTCAGTCGCCCTATTCAGACTCGCTTTCGCTACGCCTACACCTAACGGCTTAAGCTTGCATGGTACACTAAGTCACTGACCCATTATGCAAGAGGTACGCGGTCACCCCCTAAAGAGGCTCCCACTGATTGTAAGCATTCGGTTTCAGGAACTGTTTCACTCCCCTAATCGGGGTGCTTTTCACCTTTCCCTCACGGTACTAGTACACTATCGGTCACATACGAGTATTTAGGCTTGGAGGGTGGTCCCCCCATGTTCAGACAGGATTTCACGTGTCCCGCCCTACTCGAGTCCTTCAACATCACTTTCGCATACGGGGCTGTCACCCGCTACGGCCACTCTTTCCAAAGTGTTCTGCTAGTTGAATTGAAGGCACTGGCCTGGTCCGCGTTCGCTCGCCACTACTAACGGAATCTCGGTTGATGTCTTTTCCTCCGGGTACTGAGATGTTTCAGTTCCCCGGGTTCGCTTCACCAAAGCTATTTTATTCACCTCGGTGATACCTTATCCACCTCTTACCGAACCAGCCGAAGCTCGATCGATAGGAAATGGTGAAGGTGGGTTTCCCCATTCGGAAATCGCCGGATCAAAGTTTGCTCACAACTCCCCGACGCTTATCGCAGCGTGCCACGTCCTTCATCGCCTGTATGTGCCAAGGCATCCACCAAATGCTCTTACCTCACGCTTGAGAATCCACACCATCAACGACAGGCCTGCATAAAGCCCGCGCTGGGATAGGTGCGGAAGATAATCTCAGCCAGATATACATCTGTAAGTGTCGCATTGCTCCACCAGTCCGTAGACCGGTAGCGCCATGCGCCACGGCATCGATTAAAAACCCATTCACAATGTCAAAGACGGCGACCACTTGATCGCCTAACCGAGCGCCAAGGTTTCCCTTGGGCCGGATCCGCTCTCGTTTCATCCTGGAGTGTTCAAAAGCTGGTGGAGCCTATCGGGATCGAACCGATGACCCCCTGCTTGCAAAGCAGGTGCTCTCCCAGCTGAGCTAAGGCCCCTAAAGCTTTTGAAGGTGGTGGGCCTGGGAGGATTCGAACCTCCGACCTCACCCTTATCAGGGGTGCGCTCTAACCAACTGAGCTACAGGCCCGCACCGCACTTCGCCGGCGGCCAATTCTTGCGAATGGGCTGCCGCGGGCGGCGTGAGCCAGCTCAGGCGTCTCGCATGAACGCAGCACAGGGCTACGCTCAGCGATCTCCAGTGATGAAAGGACATGAGGACGACGGCAGTGTTCTTTGGAGATCGCGAAGCACTTCCGACGGCTAGCGTCGGCGCTTTCGCGAAGATCCTTAGAAAGGAGGTGATCCAGCCGCAGGTTCCCCTACGGCTACCTTGTTACGACTTCACCCCAGTCGCTGATCCCACCGTGGTCTGCTGCCTCCCTTGCGGGTTAGCGCACAGCCTTCGGGTGAAACCAACTCCCATGGTGTGACGGGCGGTGTGTACAAGGCCTGGGAACGTATTCACCGCGGCATGCTGATCCGCGATTACTAGCGATTCCGCCTTCATGCTCTCGAGTTGCAGAGAACAATCCGAACTGAGACGTCTTTTTGAGATTAGCATGACCTTGCGGTCTAGCTGCCCACTGTCAACGCCATTGTAGCACGTGTGTAGCCCAGCCTGTAAGGGCCATGAGGACTTGACGTCATCCCCACCTTCCTCCGGCTTATCACCGGCAGTTTCCTTAAAGTGCCCAACTTAATGATGGCAACTAAGGACGAGGGTTGCGCTCGTTGCGGGACTTAACCCAACATCTCACGACACGAGCTGACGACAGCCATGCAGCACCTGTCACTGGTCCAGCCGAACTGAAGGGGTGAGTCTCCTCTCCCCGCGACCAGGATGTCAAAGGCTGGTAAGGTTCTGCGCGTTGCTTCGAATTAAACCACATGCTCCACCGCTTGTGCAGGCCCCCGTCAATTCCTTTGAGTTTTAATCTTGCGACCGTACTCCCCAGGCGGATAACTTAATGCGTTAGCTGCGCCACCCAAGCACCAAGTGCCCGGACAGCTAGTTATCATCGTTTACGGCGTGGACTACCAGGGTATCTAATCCTGTTTGCTCCCCACGCTTTCGCACCTCAGCGTCAATACCTGTCCAGTGAGTCGCCTTCGCCACTGGTGTTCTTCCGAATATCTACGAATTTCACCTCTACACTCGGAATTCCACTCACCTCTCCAGGATTCTAGCAATCTAGTTTCAAAGGCAGTTCCGGGGTTGAGCCCCGGGCTTTCACCTCTGACTTGAATCGCCGCCTACGTGCGCTTTACGCCCAGTAATTCCGAACAACGCTAGCTCCCTCCGTATTACCGCGGCTGCTGGCACGGAGTTAGCCGGAGCTTATTCTCCAGGTACTGTCATTATCATCCCTGGTAAAAGAGCTTTACAACCCTAAGGCCTTCATCACTCACGCGGCATTGCTGGATCAGGCTTTCGCCCATTGTCCAATATTCCCCACTGCTGCCTCCCGTAGGAGTCTGGGCCGTGTCTCAGTCCCAGTGTGGCTGATCATCCTCTCAGACCAGCTATGGATCGTCGCCTTGGTAGGCCTTTACCCCACCAACTAGCTAATCCAACGCGGGCCCATCTAAAGGCGATAAATCTTTGGTCCGAAGACATTATCCGGTATTAGCACCCCTTTCGGGGAGTTATTCCGAACCTCAAGGCAGGTTCCCACGCGTTACGCACCCGTGCGCCACTAGACCCGAAGGTCTCGTTCGACTTGCATGTGTTAGGCATGCCGCCAGCGTTCGTTCTGAGCCAGGATCAAACTCTCAAGTTTGTGTCACACACCAAACAGGCACGGGGAAAACCCCGCTGACCTGACTGGCATGAGCTTCAAGGAGCCGATACCTGCACTATCAAACGTAATGGATACGAATGAACATGCTTCACCCAAAGCCGCCGTGGTGGCAGCAAAGGATGTGGCAATCGGCTTAGTTAACCGGTATCCGGAGCCTTAAAACCCCCGGACCGGGCGCCGTCGCCCACATGTCCCTTCATCAAAAACCAACGATGTCAAAGAGCCACTCAACATTATAAGGCGGACAGCGAAGGTATCCCCGATTTACACCGGGGGACCGGCTATCCGACTATGTTGGCGACCGAAGCGAGTGAGGCAGTCCGAAAACCGTCTGCACCGCTGCGGTGAGAGGCCATATATGGGGGGGGTTGATTCGGGTCAACGGCCTTTTTGCAATTTTATTTCGCGGCCGCCTCAAGTCGTTGTCAGATAACGGAAATTAGTGGCTCTTCCGGGCGCCGCCGCATCGAGGGACTGGAGGTCCACCACCGCTGAAGCCCCTCAGATTCTCTCGCTACGGACCCTTCTCGGCTCCCCTTCGCCCTCGGCAATTCTTCACTTTTGCCCCTTAGGGGCGTGGGTCATGAACGCTCCTCTCCCGCTCACGTCTGAAGCTCCCGTCCGAGGACTCGCGGACCGTGTGCGTAGTGCGTTGGCATGGCGCTGGGGCACGCAGGTGCTCGCCCAGATCATTACCTGGGCCTCGACGATCGCGGTCGTGCGCCTGCTCGTCCCGGGGGACTACGGCCTTTACGCCATGACTCAGGCGGTGGTGACCGCAGTCGCGTTCCTCAATGGTCAGAGCTTCGCAACATCGCTGATCCAGGCGGATAAGGTCGACGAGCGTAGGATCGGGCAGGTCTTCGCGCTGCTGCTGTTGCTGAATGGCAGCCTGGCCGTCGCCCTGCTGATCCTCGCCCCTTATGCAGCGCTCTATTACGGCGAACCTCAGGTCGAGCCGATGCTGCGCGTACAGGCGCTGATCTTCCTGACCATCCCCTTTGCGGCCTTGCCTCAGGAGCTGCTCGCCCGGCGCATTGAATTCCGCAGCCAGGGCCTCGTCAATCTCGCCAGCGCGGTGATCGGCGCGAGCACTGCGCTGACGCTGGCGTGGAATGGCTTCGGTGTGTGGGCTCTGGTCTGTGCACCGATCGCAATGTTCGCCACGCGCGCTATCGGATTGACGCTGGCCGCCCGGGTACTGGTGAAGCCGGTGTTCGATCTGCGCGGTGCGAGGGACCTGGCCACCTTCGGCGGGGCGCTGACGATCTGCCAGTTCCTGTGGATCATCCAGAGCCAGAGCGACATCGTGATCGCCGGCCGCAGCTTCGACCCGCACGATCTGGGGCTGTATTCGGAAGCCTTGTTCCTCACCTTGATCATCACCGGTCGCTTCCTGCCGCCGGTGAACGAGGTGTGCTTTCCGACGTACGCCGAACTGTACAAGACCGGACAGCCGCTCGGCCCGTTTTTCCTGCGGGTGCAGCGAACAGTCGCTCTGGTCGTGATGCCGGCTTATGTCGGGTTGAGCCTGGTCGCCGGACCCGCCGTGGAGACTCTTTTCGGGGCAAAGTGGCTCGAGATGGTGCCGATCGTCGCCGGCTTGGCGCTCGCAATGCCGGCGTTCGCCTTGCAGATCGTGTGCAGTCCGGTGACGAACGGAATGGGTCAGCCGCGCACCCATATGATGACCAACAGCGCGGGAGCGGTGATGTTTCCGCTGCTGTTTCTCACCGGGATCGCATACGGGCCGCCGGGCCTGGTCGCCGCTTGGTGGGTGGGTGCGCCCGTGCTGCTTGCCTTCACCTACGCCCTCACGCTGCCGAAGATCGGCGTGCGGTGCCGACAGCTGGCTGCGGCGCTGATCCCGGCCTTCGTCGCCACAATCTGCATGGCACTGTTGGTCCTTGCCGTGAGCGCGGCGCTTCCGCCGCTGCCGGCGCCGATCAGGCTAGCCGTGCTGGCGGCCAGCGGGGCGGCTGTTTATCTCGCCGCGCTTTCGATCGTTGCTCGTGAAGCGATGGCCGAAATGGCAGCGTTCGTGCTGCGCAGGAAACTTCCTCCCACCTGATCAACGAAAGCTCCAGTGTTGCACCTCTCGGCAACCCGTCCTGCCATTGCTTAAGCATGGGCTGCAGCCCACATCCCGTCACGATGCCGCCCGACGCCGACCCACCAGAGATGCAAGAGTACGATGGCTGGGCCACGCTGAAGCGGTTCCTGCCGTATCTCTGGCCACGCGATCGCAAGGACCTGCGACTGCGCATCGTCGGCGCGATGGCGCTGGTGCTGCTCGCCAAGGGGGTGACGCTGGTCACGCCTCTGGCGATGAAGCAGATCGTCGATACGATGGCCGCGGGCGGCAACCCCCTGATGTGGATCGCGCTCAGCTTTGTCATTGCATTCGTTGCCGCGCGCTTTCTGAGCACGGCGTTCGACAACACCCGCAACATCGTGTTCGAACGAGTCGGGCAGGAGGCTACTCAGCACCTCGCTGAGGACACTTTCGCGCGGCTCCACCAGTTGAGTCTGCGGTTCCACCTCTCCCGGCGGACCGGCGAAGTCACCAAGACGATCGAGCGCGGCACCAAGAGCATCGATTCGATGCTCTATTTCCTGCTGTTCAACATCGCGCCGACCATCCTTGAACTGATCGCGGTGGCGGTGATCTTCTATACGCTGTTCGGCCTGCCCCTGGTGATCGCAACCGCTATCACCGTCGCGATCTACATCGTCGCCACCCGCGTGATCACCGAATGGCGCACGGCGCTGCGCAAGCAGATGAACGACCTCGACGGGACCGCGCTCGCGCGGGCAGTGGATTCGCTCCTCAACTACGAGACGGTGAAGTACTTCGGCGCTGAAGAGCGGGAGCGGGAACGGTACGGCCGGGCTGCCGGCGCCTATGCCGAAGCGGCGATCAAGTCTGAGAACTCGCTGGGCCTGCTCAACATCACCCAGGCGCTGATCATGAACGGCCTGATGCTGTTCGCGCTGGGTTTCACGGTCTGGCAATGGAGCCAGGGGCGCCTGTCGGTCGGCGATCTGGTGGCGGTGCAGACGTACCTCACCCAGTTGTTCCGCCCGCTCGATATGCTCGGCATGGTGTATCGCACCATCCGGCAGGGACTGATCGACATGGCGGCGATGTTCAAGCTGATCGACGCCGACATCGAAGTGGCTGACGTCCCAGGCGCACCTGCGCTCATCGTCCGGCGTCCCACCGTCGCGTTCGAAGATGTGATTTTCGGTTACGAGCCCGATCGGACTATCCTGCACGGCCTCAGCTTCGAGGTGCCGGCAGGCGCGCAGGTGGCGATCGTCGGTCCATCAGGCGCGGGTAAGAGCACCATCGCCAGGTTGCTGTTCCGGTTTTACGATCCTTGGTCCGGCCGGGTCCTGATCGATGGGCAGGATATCTCGGAGGTGACGCAGGCGTCCGTCCGGGCTGCCATCGGCATCGTGCCGCAGGACAGCGTCCTGTTCAACGATACGATCGGTTACAACATCGCCTACGGCCGCCCGTCCGCGCTCGGCAGTGCGAGCGACGAGGATATTGTTCGAGCAGCGCGAGGCGCCGCGATCCTGCCCCTTATCGAGCGCTTGCCGCAAGGTTTCGCCACCGAGGTGGGCGAACGCGGGTTGAAGCTGTCGGGCGGCGAGAAGCAGCGCGTTGCCATCGCGCGGACGCTGGTCAAGGATCCGCCGATCCTGGTGCTCGACGAGGCGACCAGCGCCCTGGACTCGCGCACGGAGCAGGACATCCTGGCGACGCTGCACCGGGTGAGCGCGCATCGCACCTCGCTCAGCATCGCTCACCGTCTGTCGACGGTCGCCGACGCGGACCAGATCCTGGTGCTCGATCAAGGCCGGCTGGCAGAGCAGGGCAGTCACCCTGCCCTGCTACGGAAAGGCGGACTCTACGCGGAAATGTGGAACCGCCAGCAGTCCGAAAGCGAGATCCTGGGCGAAGCCGCGGAATAACCGCCGTCAGGCCCCGGGATAGCGGTCAAATCGCGGCAGAGTGCCGAGGGACTCTTCCCACGGAAGACTGTCGGCAACCTGGATATGAGCCTGCGGCGCGCGCTCCGCCGCATCGTCGAACGAGACGGCCTGTATATCGACGATCCCGGGCAGCATCTGTTCGTTGTAGTAGAACAACCCCGTGCCGCACCGGCCGCAGAAGTGCCGCTCACCGTATTCGGACGATCGATAGACGCTCGGCGTACCGCTCTCCACCGTAAGGGCGTCCTTCGCGAAGGCTGCCCAAGGCACCATGATCGCCCCGCTGCTGCGCCGGCAGTCGCTACAGTGACACACCGCATTGTGATGCATCTCTCCGTCCACCGTATAGCGCACCGCACCGCAGTGGCAGCCTCCGCTCGCCATAACCATCTCCCTCGTCTGGCGGGCCGAGTGTAGTGGCAGCACAGGCCGCGAAGCAAGCGCCGCCACCGCCCGCGCGAATGACGCCGCCAGCTAGAGAATGAATTTCGACAGATCGCTGTCCCCAGCCAGTGCGCCGAGCCGGTCGCGCACGTAAGGCGCGTCGATCGTCACGGTCTCGCCCTTACGATCCTCCGCCTCGAAGCTGAGTTCTTCGAGCAGCTTTTCCATCACCGTCTGCAAGCGGCGCGCACCGATGTTCTCGACGCTCTGGTTCACCTGCGCCGCGATGCGTGCGATCTCGCGCACGGCATCTTCGCCCAGTTCGAGCGTGACCTCCTCGGTGCCGAGCAGCGCCTTGTACTGCGCGACCAAGTTAGCGCGGGTCTCGCTGAGGATGCGCACGAAATCTTCCTCGGTCAGCGACTGCAATTCGACGCGGATGGGCAGACGCCCCTGCAATTCAGGCAACATGTCGGACGGCTTCGCCACATGAAACGCCCCGCTCGCGATGAACAGGACATGGTCGGTCTTCATCGGCCCGTACTTGGTCGAAACGGTGGTGCCTTCGATAAGCGGCAACAGGTCACGCTGGACGCCCTCGCGGCTGACTGAGCCGCCGCGCACGTCGCTCACCGCGATCTTGTCAATCTCGTCGAGGAAAACGATGCCGTTGCTCTCGGCGTTGGCCAGGGCGACGCGGGCCACGTCGTCCTGGTCCATCCGCTTTTCAGCTTCTTCTTCGACAAGCTTGTCCCACGCGTCCGGCACCTTGAGCTTGCGACGCTTCAAAGGCGACTTGCCCATGGCCTTGGACATCATATCGCCAAGATTGATCATGCCGACGTTGCCGCCCATCCCGCCCAGGTCGAACGGCATGGCCGCCGCTTCCTCGACCTCAATCTCGACCTCGACGTCGTTCATGGCGTTCTGCG is part of the Altererythrobacter sp. TH136 genome and harbors:
- a CDS encoding lipopolysaccharide biosynthesis protein, whose amino-acid sequence is MNAPLPLTSEAPVRGLADRVRSALAWRWGTQVLAQIITWASTIAVVRLLVPGDYGLYAMTQAVVTAVAFLNGQSFATSLIQADKVDERRIGQVFALLLLLNGSLAVALLILAPYAALYYGEPQVEPMLRVQALIFLTIPFAALPQELLARRIEFRSQGLVNLASAVIGASTALTLAWNGFGVWALVCAPIAMFATRAIGLTLAARVLVKPVFDLRGARDLATFGGALTICQFLWIIQSQSDIVIAGRSFDPHDLGLYSEALFLTLIITGRFLPPVNEVCFPTYAELYKTGQPLGPFFLRVQRTVALVVMPAYVGLSLVAGPAVETLFGAKWLEMVPIVAGLALAMPAFALQIVCSPVTNGMGQPRTHMMTNSAGAVMFPLLFLTGIAYGPPGLVAAWWVGAPVLLAFTYALTLPKIGVRCRQLAAALIPAFVATICMALLVLAVSAALPPLPAPIRLAVLAASGAAVYLAALSIVAREAMAEMAAFVLRRKLPPT
- a CDS encoding ABC transporter ATP-binding protein/permease produces the protein MPPDADPPEMQEYDGWATLKRFLPYLWPRDRKDLRLRIVGAMALVLLAKGVTLVTPLAMKQIVDTMAAGGNPLMWIALSFVIAFVAARFLSTAFDNTRNIVFERVGQEATQHLAEDTFARLHQLSLRFHLSRRTGEVTKTIERGTKSIDSMLYFLLFNIAPTILELIAVAVIFYTLFGLPLVIATAITVAIYIVATRVITEWRTALRKQMNDLDGTALARAVDSLLNYETVKYFGAEERERERYGRAAGAYAEAAIKSENSLGLLNITQALIMNGLMLFALGFTVWQWSQGRLSVGDLVAVQTYLTQLFRPLDMLGMVYRTIRQGLIDMAAMFKLIDADIEVADVPGAPALIVRRPTVAFEDVIFGYEPDRTILHGLSFEVPAGAQVAIVGPSGAGKSTIARLLFRFYDPWSGRVLIDGQDISEVTQASVRAAIGIVPQDSVLFNDTIGYNIAYGRPSALGSASDEDIVRAARGAAILPLIERLPQGFATEVGERGLKLSGGEKQRVAIARTLVKDPPILVLDEATSALDSRTEQDILATLHRVSAHRTSLSIAHRLSTVADADQILVLDQGRLAEQGSHPALLRKGGLYAEMWNRQQSESEILGEAAE
- a CDS encoding GFA family protein yields the protein MASGGCHCGAVRYTVDGEMHHNAVCHCSDCRRSSGAIMVPWAAFAKDALTVESGTPSVYRSSEYGERHFCGRCGTGLFYYNEQMLPGIVDIQAVSFDDAAERAPQAHIQVADSLPWEESLGTLPRFDRYPGA
- the hslU gene encoding ATP-dependent protease ATPase subunit HslU codes for the protein MDNLTPKAIVAALDEHIIGQADAKRAVAVALRNRWRRQRLSPELRDEVSPKNILMIGPTGCGKTEISRRLAKLAEAPFVKVEATKFTEVGYVGRDVEQIARDLVEEAIRLEKDRRREAVREAASRAAMDRLLKALVGENASEATRESFRERITQNAMNDVEVEIEVEEAAAMPFDLGGMGGNVGMINLGDMMSKAMGKSPLKRRKLKVPDAWDKLVEEEAEKRMDQDDVARVALANAESNGIVFLDEIDKIAVSDVRGGSVSREGVQRDLLPLIEGTTVSTKYGPMKTDHVLFIASGAFHVAKPSDMLPELQGRLPIRVELQSLTEEDFVRILSETRANLVAQYKALLGTEEVTLELGEDAVREIARIAAQVNQSVENIGARRLQTVMEKLLEELSFEAEDRKGETVTIDAPYVRDRLGALAGDSDLSKFIL